The nucleotide sequence TCCCCGAATAAAAGAGGATAAAACCAAAGGTTGGTCGATTCCTGGCTTGAAAGAGAGGTTATTAAATATGTGCTTTTATAACtgtatcgtttttttttatgtactaGGTTGTCCCTATCCCAACTGCAGTAGATATGGAAGGGCATTTTCAAGGGCTCATGACTTGAAGCGACATATAGCCAGACACGAATCAAGGGAAAACAAAACAGAGGCACCACATCAGCAAATTTACCCATGCTTAATCTGTGGTGCTCACTTTTACAACGAACAGATACTGCAGAGGCACAAGGCCATTCACGAAAATGGCGCCAATTCGATAACGTCTACAAGTGGACCTCCATACACTTGTAACTTCTGCAAGAAAACATTTGAACACGAGAGCCTTCTCAATGCCCACCTACCTACACACATAAAggtagtaataataataaaacactAATTTTAGTTCAAGAGTGATGCGTTAGCTATAGATGATTAACCACAATTCTTTCGTTTTGCCAACACAGAGCGAGCCTTTCCTCTCGTTTCAGCACTCGACGGGTATCCCGTTGACGTCGCGCTACCAACCGCCAAACGGTCCACCCGCAACCTTGCCACCGCCTCCGCCGGGGATAGTGATGCCTGGAGTATCGGCCTCATCATTAGGCTCCTCTGACGACGACTACCGTCTCGAAGATATGCTACTGCTGCGTAAAAACGCTCCAAACCCTCACAAGACGCCGAGTCACCTTGGCAGTGGTGCATCGGCTTCCTCTTCGTCTTCGTCGTCGCCCTCGTCCAGTGCGACCTCCAAGATTCGCTGCGAGTACTGTAGCAAGACATTTAAGACTAAGTGGACATTGAGCTCACACGTGGCCGCGCACGAAGGCCGCTTCCAATACCAGTGCTGCATCTGCAATAAGCGCTTTGTGAGGAAGAGCCATTACGAGAGCCACGTCCGATCGCACGATGCCGCCAGACCGTACGTCTGCGAACACTGTGGTTAgttgacaaaaaaataattcgagATAAATGAAGAAAAGCGATCGGTTTTCTAAAActcgtttcatttttttttttttttttacaggaAAAACTTTCAAAGAGAGTAAGCATCGGAGGGAGCATTTAAAACGAAAGCACCCGAGTAATAGAAATGCCATACAGTCGTTATTGGATAGCATCAGTGCTTGCGTGAACGAGGaagccgccgctgcagcggcTGAGCAGGCGAAGCTCACCATACTTATGCCGATGAATTTCAGCACTTAGAATAATAGAAGGTTCGTCGagctttttattaatatctcTCGAAAATATAATCTTTTTGATACTAATGATAAGCCACTTCCAATTTGCAGATTCTTCATTTTATGGATTTTTCTACTATAAAGAAGAGGTGTTTCAGCATCCAAAATGCCAAAGATCTTAAAGAAGCCATGGACAAGCGCTTCGACAGGAGTTTGGAAAGAAGAATGCCTCGATATAACAAATACAAATTGTTAAACCTGATACCCCGTTTTATGAgaaagattttgaaaaaggtgattcgaagtgttatattttaataaatgtacTTAATGAAGAGATTACTTTCTTATGGTCAATTTTTGTGTGATTGAGAAATAACATCacgtacaaaaattattttacgtacCAGTACGCAAATTATATTGTTTGATATAGTTGTATGATATGTCAAGTCCTTTGAAACAAAATATAAGAGAATgtcaataaaaatgtttactctTTTCGAATTGGAGACTTATGATTATCATCCTGCTTCCTATATCCAATTGTCCTTAATCTTTCAAAATAGTACAATTGACTTTTGACATATtgcttatttaaatatttaaattactttaAAGACCTATAAGTAATGAAAAGTCCATTATTTACCTTGAGGGCGCTGCGGTAACAGCAAAATGGCGAAAATTTTTCTGTTGATCGCCACCAGAGAACGTTGCTTACACAATGTTTTCGTATACCTGACGAGTGACGAGCTCCGAATCGAACCTAACCACAGTAGTGCCCAGAGTGTTGTGTATCAAACGCGTTTGTTTACATTTTGTTCTTTGCGAGAAATATagactttattattatttactattTCGCATAATAGTCTAACGAAGAATGTCCGAATACGACAAGGTGCGCACAAAAAAATTAGTGCTAAAAGGAGAAAAGCATAAGTAAGAAACGTCGATGTTGACAAATTGTGGCGATTTTTGTATCATCGTAGGTATGTaacatgaaaaattacaattctTCTTGTTTTTAggtcaaaaaagagaaagCACAAGAAGCAGGGAAGAGACGATGAAGCCAACAATCAAAAAGACGAGGACACTCTTCGACACGGtagtttaataaataaacaaaaaattgatttgaatttttttgtataaccTTTACTCTAAACGCTATTTCTCGATTTTAGGTGGCTGGTGGAAGACGTCTAATGTATCAGAGATTACTGGCACAGTAGCAATAGAATTCGGTAACTTGGCTTACATGAAGGCTCTTGACAATGGTTTGTTTACACTTGGAGCTCCACATGACGAAGGTGAAGGCCCTCACCCGGAAGAAATTTTGACTGCATTTCCAGTAAATGAAACGAAAATTGCTTTAAAATCTGGATATGGGAAGTATATTGGAGTAGACAAAAAAGGCATGGTAGTGGGTAGAAGCGATGCTGTAGGTGCTATGGAGCAATGGGAACCAATTTTTCAAGTATGTATGAAAACAGCTTGATTGTAAATAAGCtggcattattattttgttatgagaacaaatttttttgcaggatGGGAAATTAGCAATTTTGGGAAACACAGGTTGCTTTATCTCTGTTGCAGAAGACGATGATATTGTTTGTAACAAGCCAAAAGCAGGACCAAGTGAATATGTATCGATAAGATGTATGATGCAGCAGGTTGATGATCCTAACAAAGGAATACCAACAGAAGAACAAGGATCTTTAGAGGAAGTCGAAGTTAATTATGTGTAAGTGTTATAACATACcgatttttattgtatttgtgataactatatttaagaaaaaataataaattaaaatttttattttagacgAAAATTCCAAAAGTTTCAAGACAAGAAGTTGAGAATAAGTAAGAATACCATTGTAGAATTAAAAAAGGCTAAAGAAGGAGGAAACTTCCATGAAACCTTACTTGATAGACGTAGTAAAATGAAAGCTGATAGATATTGTAAATAACTGGATCTTCAAAATTgaattatgtatataaattttgGTAAATCGAAAAAACGAATTTGTTGGTTTTGTAAagttattcttttattttattatatcgaATGACACTACCGCTGCATGCAACAGTTGACTTATGCAAAAAACCGCCGCCTCTGATTCTTATGCTTTGGAGAGGCCACATTTACTTCATcatggttcttttttttattcaaaggATCCGTACCCGCAGTTCCGAAATCTTCGTTGATCGCTGCTTCTCTtcagtatacatatattgatatatataaaaaaaaatcaacgtcAAATGAAAATCTCGGAAGTTTAATCTTAATTCCATAATTATTTCATATACATTGCAATGTGAGACGATTATTGAAATGTACATGCGCATAGAGATTAAACGTAAGCTTGCAGAACTTTGAAGCGCGTTCCTTTTTAATTCATCGAATCAAGTCATAAAAAAGCATATAATTTTATCCATATGCGGCAGTGTTAAAAATCTATCTACTGTGTACTCTGCGAATTTTCATTTCAATATGTATTTTAGTTAGAGTTGaatagttaaaaatatttagaatACGTAAAGCGCTTCATAGTTCTGCTATACTAAACTAGATTTTATGGTGTCCAGCTTTTTCTTCAATAATATACCGCAATAAACAAGTGTAAAATATGTCACTCAAGAATAAAATCGTTTTAGCTAgacttaaataaaaaaaaatgcaataaattaTACAAGTGTTCTAAAACCTATTACGttgcaatatttattaactAGTGAATGTGGACAATTTTTAGGTAATTGTTACAGTTACAAATAATCAACAGGAACACTTAGTagaaaaagcagaagaaaatttttattatgatttaaatattgtacaaTTTACTCAAATATACACAAAAAGAAATATCAATTGAATTCATCAAACCGATCTAAATTCCTACGCTTTAGAACACCTTTtaagaaaactttttttttttaaatgggGGAAAAACATATACGTAAAAAACTTCTGAATTGCGCTTCGACTGCTGAACATCATAATATCaagaaagtaattttttttactcttgtCGTCAATAAATGCTCGCATTTCATATCCCAGGATCGACTTGTTATTTCATCCTGTTCATATTTTGATTCTTCAACAATTTTCGATCCCAAAGAATATTATGCCGCATgctgtataaaataattaatcttaAAAACTAATAGGCGCCTTAAAAGACGGAAGAAAAAAGACCTGTTTGAGTCGTTTTTCTCGTACTTATAGACAGACATTTCTTCcttaaaatatcaaaagattTAACGATCATTGGCCGAAATTGGACACACGCGCGTTTGATCGTCTTCTTTAATTTTGAAGTCTCAATTTTTCACACTCTTAAAAAAAAGACTTAGATCCTTGACATGATCGGAGATTAAGAAAAAGAGTAAAGAGTTTCTCTGCGATTATCATAATTAttggttgaaaaaaaaacgaagatgATAATTGCTACGCGAATTGCGAAAATATATATACGACAGAATCATTTATAATCTATCTATTCCTTATCTATGCGCTAGTGATATTTTTaatcagaaaaaaatttaaatatacacaaaaacgacatttttgaaaatataacttttttccatttttaatcacattttactttttttttatatttgaagAAAGTTACTTCATTATAAAGCTTTTGAGCGATTTTGTTGGATTCTTAACGTTGAAtcgcaaattttgaaaaagccATTCGTGATacaaaaattttgcaaaaaagtatacaaaaaAACCTAAGATCCTCTCCGTCATACagattaattttcaatctcCAAATCTCCTGTTATCACAAAGCGCAATTCTAGACACAGTCGTTCACGATATCATAAGTATTTTTAAGAGCTAACTAACTGTAAGACTAAATCAATCTACTTATTTGTTAAATCGTGATACTTTTATCATAACAAAATAACTGCAATAATAGAAAAATCATTTGCAAGTATTGTGTAGGTTTCGTTTTGCTGACGTTGTTTTCATTAAATTCGACCGAGGGAAAATAATTTAGCTCTCAACAAATAATCAATATCAAAGGGGAAATCGGGGACTGTTTCTTTCGGTTAGGTGGGTGCTTTTTATAAGATGAGTTGTTTAACTTTGATTGAGTGTTTCAGCTGTTTCTCGTGTCCATCTGAGATGTCGACTCTCCCTGCTGTTGTGCTTTCAGCCACTCGACGAACTCGTCAAGCATCACTGGCCCTAAAAACACGAGATTAGTCATTTAACAAACCAGCATTCATAAATCGATAAAAAGACAGAGCTTCTTCAAAAAGCCGACTTACAAGCTCCATCCAAATCGTAATTCGAGAGGTCGTCGCTAATCGTCCGCGAGAACTCGAGAATGTTGCACCACTGATCTTTGTTAATAACTTTGTACTTTGATTGATCCAAGAACTTGGCAAATTGTGAGAAAAGGGGCCAGTTTCTACCGAGCAGCAGCTGGAGCATAACTCGCGCCGTTTCCATATCCATGCTGCGCTGATCCTTGTCCTGCTTTGAAAGTTAAACCAACTATTATAATTTCCGACGAGTAAAGATCGTCAAAAAAGGTAGGACGGCGTGGGTAGGGCAGCTTACCCTAGCGAAGTCGTAAGCGTATTTGTAGATGCCCTTGAAGACGTTCTGGTCGTTAAGGAGATTCCTGAGGTAGTCTAATTTTTGTTGGACTTTGGCGATCGTGTCGCAATGGAGTTCGGAGAGACCCTTCAACCATTCGGCCATGGTGAAGAAGCCCATCTGTCGGGCATTCATCTTGTAGGCGAGTACGAGCATCACGACGTTCTCGGGTTCGACACCGATATCCTCGCAGAACTTCTCCATGCCCTCGGGCCCGAGCGTGTCGGGGTCGTCAGCGGTCGTGTACTCGCGGAACCAGCTGATGCAGCGCTTCTGCGAGAACGTGCTGTTCGTTCCATCCTCCGCTTTCGTGTGCCGTCTCGAACTGTAAACGAAACAAAACGAACAAAATCAGAAACACATTACTTGCAGAACGATCCAACGGTCAGTTATGTAAAGCACGCTCTATATTATATATCACTCGACAATCTCCCTTTTTCTCGGATATAGTACTTGGGGTAGCGCCGTGTAATAATAGTACAAGGAAAGCTCTTGCAGCAGCCGCCCTTCGAAAAAACGAACCTCTCGTCATCCATACACAAGGGGGAAGTCTGCAGGTTGCGCACACACAGCAGCCGCCGTCCCTTTGGCCAGAATCTAAAGGGCGACGTTTTGCCTGCTTCTCTTCCTCGTCAATGGGCTGAGTGCGGATTCACGAGCAAGAAGAATCtcgaagaagaagtagaagagaTACACTCGCTAGCGCCAAGAACACAATGTGAAGAACGAAGTCGAGTTGCGAGTGTCCAAAAATAATCACCGCCTCGCTTGCACCTCCCTCTACCCACGGAATTCATTCAGTTCTCTCGGATGGAGACACAAGAGAGTGAGAGTACATTCGAAAATATCTCTCCCACGGCGGGGGCCGGAATTTTTCTTCCATCACTTTtacggaaaagaaaaaagagagttACAGAACGAAGGAATCGATGCTACGAGCGCGAGCAAGGAGACCAGACTGAGGAGCTATTTCGGAGTTTGGCTGCAGCTGACTTGGTGTGGGGGGAAGGACACTAGCCGTAATCTATACACCTACTTttgtacacacatacacatatgcATACATTCATGATCTTTGGGTTACTTAAAATTGTTTACCTGGTCGTTTGTCTGAGGCGTTTGGATGGATGCCTGGGCATATCCTCTGGATTGCTAGGTGGGTTGTCAGACGACGAGTGGTTATTTGTGCTGGAGGGTGCCCTCCGCTTTGTGCGAGGCATCCCTCTTCTGCTTAAACCTAATGTTTGTTGCTCGGACAAGGGCTGCTCCTCTGCAGCAGAGTTTCTTCTACTGCAGCTTCTTAAGTGGCCTGATGCTGACGAGGACGAAGAAGTTGCCTGTGAGCCTCTGGGTGACTCCTCCCAGGTTGTCTGAAATCATTATAGAATAGTGTCAGAGGTGTgaaaaactttattaaatGCAAGGGCTGATTATGTAATTTTAGAACATGGGTTGTAGGCTACTGCCAAATGAGCTttggcaagagagagaaagagagagagagagagagagagaaagagatactgTTTCTGATTGGAGGTAGACTCACAAAGCAGAGTTCCATTTCTCTACGCAAATGACAGATGAGCAAAAATAGCCACAGGCAAGTTAAAGCGATTAAAATTACAAGGTCTCTTTGAAGAGCAAGCTTATGGGGCCCACTGTGGAGAGATACAACCCTAACCAAGTATGAGATAGAAAACCATTTGGGGAGAATCGAACGTAATCCATTCCTTTTTGATTTGTGTTTAAAACCATCTTTAGTTTTGTAATTCATGTTGCCTGAGATTTGATTGCTTGAGTGGATAACCGGAAAGCCAAAAACCagtgtttaaaattttgaattttgagtaagagtttgtgtgtgtgtgtgtttgggTGATTGTGAAAACTTACAGGTTTGTTGGACTTGTTTTGACagacatttatttattgaaacaatCAAGTACTGCTGCCaggcaacaaaaaaaaatcaatgaacaaagaacaaaattttatataacatTGTTGTTTTAACTCAACAATGTGATTCTAGTTACTGTATTACTATAGTCATTCGAATAAAGTAATTCTACTCCATAAAGTATAGGATAACCTTATGATATAGCATGCAAAGAAACTAATAATATCCAGGAATATTGACAAAATCAATAGATGAACTTTATCTATAACTTTAGATACAGACCTAACCTATGCTTGAGAGCTGAATTGGCACTATGAGTCAAACTTTTGCTTTGACTCAAAGATCTGAGAATTTTCTACACCTGCACTACTGTGAGATGACTGTAAAAAAAGCCTTTGTCAACTCTCAAGAAATAAAGAGATGTACAGAAAGATTGTAGTTGCAAAGATAGCTGCACTAAATCATTAAAATGACATATGAGACCGTTCGTATTTCATCATTGAATGCAGCAgtcaaaatagaaaaataccGCCTTATCTAAAGCAGTCTCCCTGTACAAATAGCAGAAACTGCGATTAAATCAGCTGATTAGAATTTTGCCAATACCACAAATAAGAGAACAACTACAGGAGATTAGGCCAGATGTCAGTGCTCGCAACAGTGATTACgacaaaaaagccaatcaCTCATATTTTCATACCTCAAATATCATACTAACAGCATCCAAGCAGCTTCAAATTATGCAAAAATCGTCACAATCGGATATACAATAGGAACaaaagagttaaaaaaaaaaaaacgtcgcCAATTAATATCTTTGAGGAAGACGATTCGCTCACCAAGTGGCCACTGCCCGACAAGTTGAAGGAGCTGAGCCTGTCTATGATGTATCCAGTCTCGTAGCGAGTGGTCGCCTGGTCCCTCTCGGCGACGTTAGTCAGGATTGAGGTTAGGTTCATCAATACATAATGTGTCTCCCTCGTCGCCTGGGAAATGCCACTTGCGTGAATgatcctttctctctcttctccccACAGTCGACTTCTCGCACGCCTAGGCTCAAAATTATCCGTTTATATCGTCATACGCGCGTGCAGGTATATATTTCCGGGCAATatccgagagcgagagacgatAAAAGGGCAAGGCCACTGGCATACAAGCTATAGCTCGCGGTTGCGCGCACAGCTCGATTGCGCGAGCATTATTTGCATACTCTGCACTTCAAAACTGCCGAACGTAAAAATCACAGCGATACGCGATCATCGAGCGTGTAAGTCAGATCAGGAAAAACACAACGGCGGCTTGTTTAGCCTCGATAAAGGGGTGTGGATCACCTTCGCGAGCCACGTACCAATAACGTTCACGTGCACTATAAGAGAATATAAGcagcacgagagagagagagaaagagaaagaggaaatgAGAAATACCTGCTATACCCAGGTGTCCTTACCTAAGCCGATCCGACGCTGTAGGCTGAAGAATTTCCCGCCGTTGGGTCCATATAGTCGTAGCTTCGATGACGATGTTTTCCTGCTTTTTTCGTCGCCGATGTTATGAATTTCTTTTCGTTCAACGAGCTTGCACAAACTAATAGTCTTCGAAGTTGCCGATGATGATGCAGCTTCACTTAACTTGCTCTCGCGACAAGTTCGACAAGCCGTTGAGTCCGatatgtttttctttttcctctgATGTGGGCCGCGATTTTTCGGTTAATATCGCGAGCACGGCTACTGTGACTCTGCTGGCTGTTTGTGATACGCAACCCCACCACTGCGGACCTAgtggtagagagagagagagagagagagagagagagagagagaaaaaggtaGGTGTTTCGCGTATATGTGTAAGTATATGATTGCATTTATCCAACGAGCGTAAGGTGACGCTGATCATCGCGGATTCAAACAATAAAACGGCTTTTCTTTCAAAAACGTTCAGGATCTAAAAATTATCTTGTGTTTATTATTCGAATTAAACGGTTAATTGCAGTAGGCACGGGGTATAATTTATAAAGTacgtttaataaaaattaacagaAAAAACACATCGAATGGGCGGATACACAAATTCATGAGAGAACATCATTTGGTTAGttctttatatattttttttttctatcaaaatcatatttaattattaacatttttacttcGCGAGTTCGTAGCTTTCCTCAAATTACTTTAGTCTTGCTTTAGGGAAGCGGCTCACACATTGGTTGCAAAAGGACTTTCAGTTCTCTGACGTCGAATCACACATTTCTCGTTTCATATGTATTTCACAGTAAAACGTCTCGCATTCCCTGGACTTAGATGTTAATGACGCGTGACAATTTTTGTACTCGGTTGAGCAGTAAATCGCCATGCTTGACCATAGCCTGATACTGCCAGTTTTTGCTGTCGGGTCGGTTGGTCTCGACTACTCCGCCGACTCGGTCGACTTTGCAGTGAAGGCGACCGGCGGCGATGAAGCGCGATAGTTCCCtgaaaagagagcgagaaacgATTTAGTACGTTGCTCGAAGTCGAAACTAatttcagcgtcaaaaattGCTTACTGGTCGATGTACTCAATGGTTACTCCAAAAGCTTCCGCCATGTATTGGAGGGTCAACGACCTGTAGGACTCAAGGAGTTGAGTGTAAGCAAGAATACGCATTTCCCTGACGTAGTAACGGTAGTGAGGGAAAACGAGGAAGTCTCTTCTCAGCAAACCTTCGACGtgtgctgaaagaaaaatttcgTGAAATTTTCGGCGATTCAACACTTTTCCGAGCCTCTTGGGTTTGATATGAACTTACCgagatttttaaagaaatcGGCGTAGTGGCAGTTGTATAGAGAAAACAAATACTCTTTGCAGTCAGGATTGCTGTGCAGTGTTTCAAGAATCTCAGAGCctttgataattttatc is from Nasonia vitripennis strain AsymCx chromosome 1, Nvit_psr_1.1, whole genome shotgun sequence and encodes:
- the LOC100123671 gene encoding DCN1-like protein 5 isoform X4, which produces MNYKTKDGFKHKSKRNGLRSILPKWFSISYLVRVVSLHSGPHKLALQRDLTTWEESPRGSQATSSSSSASGHLRSCSRRNSAAEEQPLSEQQTLGLSRRGMPRTKRRAPSSTNNHSSSDNPPSNPEDMPRHPSKRLRQTTSSRRHTKAEDGTNSTFSQKRCISWFREYTTADDPDTLGPEGMEKFCEDIGVEPENVVMLVLAYKMNARQMGFFTMAEWLKGLSELHCDTIAKVQQKLDYLRNLLNDQNVFKGIYKYAYDFARDKDQRSMDMETARVMLQLLLGRNWPLFSQFAKFLDQSKYKVINKDQWCNILEFSRTISDDLSNYDLDGAWPVMLDEFVEWLKAQQQGESTSQMDTRNS
- the LOC100123671 gene encoding DCN1-like protein 4 isoform X2, encoding MNYKTKDGFKHKSKRNGLRSILPKWFSISYLVRVVSLHSGPHKLALQRDLVILIALTCLWLFLLICHLRREMELCFTTWEESPRGSQATSSSSSASGHLRSCSRRNSAAEEQPLSEQQTLGLSRRGMPRTKRRAPSSTNNHSSSDNPPSNPEDMPRHPSKRLRQTTSSRRHTKAEDGTNSTFSQKRCISWFREYTTADDPDTLGPEGMEKFCEDIGVEPENVVMLVLAYKMNARQMGFFTMAEWLKGLSELHCDTIAKVQQKLDYLRNLLNDQNVFKGIYKYAYDFARDKDQRSMDMETARVMLQLLLGRNWPLFSQFAKFLDQSKYKVINKDQWCNILEFSRTISDDLSNYDLDGAWPVMLDEFVEWLKAQQQGESTSQMDTRNS
- the LOC100123671 gene encoding DCN1-like protein 4 isoform X1 is translated as MNYKTKDGFKHKSKRNGLRSILPKWFSISYLVRVVSLHSGPHKLALQRDLVILIALTCLWLFLLICHLRREMELCFTTWEESPRGSQATSSSSSASGHLRSCSRRNSAAEEQPLSEQQTLGLSRRGMPRTKRRAPSSTNNHSSSDNPPSNPEDMPRHPSKRLRQTTSSRRHTKAEDGTNSTFSQKRCISWFREYTTADDPDTLGPEGMEKFCEDIGVEPENVVMLVLAYKMNARQMGFFTMAEWLKGLSELHCDTIAKVQQKLDYLRNLLNDQNVFKGIYKYAYDFARQDKDQRSMDMETARVMLQLLLGRNWPLFSQFAKFLDQSKYKVINKDQWCNILEFSRTISDDLSNYDLDGAWPVMLDEFVEWLKAQQQGESTSQMDTRNS
- the LOC100123671 gene encoding DCN1-like protein 5 isoform X12; translated protein: MPRTKRRAPSSTNNHSSSDNPPSNPEDMPRHPSKRLRQTTSSRRHTKAEDGTNSTFSQKRCISWFREYTTADDPDTLGPEGMEKFCEDIGVEPENVVMLVLAYKMNARQMGFFTMAEWLKGLSELHCDTIAKVQQKLDYLRNLLNDQNVFKGIYKYAYDFARDKDQRSMDMETARVMLQLLLGRNWPLFSQFAKFLDQSKYKVINKDQWCNILEFSRTISDDLSNYDLDGAWPVMLDEFVEWLKAQQQGESTSQMDTRNS
- the LOC100123671 gene encoding DCN1-like protein 5 isoform X6, which produces MNLTSILTNVAERDQATTRYETGYIIDRLSSFNLSGSGHLTTWEESPRGSQATSSSSSASGHLRSCSRRNSAAEEQPLSEQQTLGLSRRGMPRTKRRAPSSTNNHSSSDNPPSNPEDMPRHPSKRLRQTTSSRRHTKAEDGTNSTFSQKRCISWFREYTTADDPDTLGPEGMEKFCEDIGVEPENVVMLVLAYKMNARQMGFFTMAEWLKGLSELHCDTIAKVQQKLDYLRNLLNDQNVFKGIYKYAYDFARDKDQRSMDMETARVMLQLLLGRNWPLFSQFAKFLDQSKYKVINKDQWCNILEFSRTISDDLSNYDLDGAWPVMLDEFVEWLKAQQQGESTSQMDTRNS
- the LOC100123671 gene encoding DCN1-like protein 5 isoform X11; the protein is MTTWEESPRGSQATSSSSSASGHLRSCSRRNSAAEEQPLSEQQTLGLSRRGMPRTKRRAPSSTNNHSSSDNPPSNPEDMPRHPSKRLRQTTSSRRHTKAEDGTNSTFSQKRCISWFREYTTADDPDTLGPEGMEKFCEDIGVEPENVVMLVLAYKMNARQMGFFTMAEWLKGLSELHCDTIAKVQQKLDYLRNLLNDQNVFKGIYKYAYDFARDKDQRSMDMETARVMLQLLLGRNWPLFSQFAKFLDQSKYKVINKDQWCNILEFSRTISDDLSNYDLDGAWPVMLDEFVEWLKAQQQGESTSQMDTRNS
- the LOC100123671 gene encoding DCN1-like protein 5 isoform X8, yielding MNYKTKDGFKHKSKRNGLRSILPKWFSISYLTTWEESPRGSQATSSSSSASGHLRSCSRRNSAAEEQPLSEQQTLGLSRRGMPRTKRRAPSSTNNHSSSDNPPSNPEDMPRHPSKRLRQTTSSRRHTKAEDGTNSTFSQKRCISWFREYTTADDPDTLGPEGMEKFCEDIGVEPENVVMLVLAYKMNARQMGFFTMAEWLKGLSELHCDTIAKVQQKLDYLRNLLNDQNVFKGIYKYAYDFARDKDQRSMDMETARVMLQLLLGRNWPLFSQFAKFLDQSKYKVINKDQWCNILEFSRTISDDLSNYDLDGAWPVMLDEFVEWLKAQQQGESTSQMDTRNS
- the LOC100123671 gene encoding DCN1-like protein 4 isoform X13 — encoded protein: MDDESSRRHTKAEDGTNSTFSQKRCISWFREYTTADDPDTLGPEGMEKFCEDIGVEPENVVMLVLAYKMNARQMGFFTMAEWLKGLSELHCDTIAKVQQKLDYLRNLLNDQNVFKGIYKYAYDFARDKDQRSMDMETARVMLQLLLGRNWPLFSQFAKFLDQSKYKVINKDQWCNILEFSRTISDDLSNYDLDGAWPVMLDEFVEWLKAQQQGESTSQMDTRNS
- the LOC100123671 gene encoding DCN1-like protein 5 isoform X5; this encodes MNLTSILTNVAERDQATTRYETGYIIDRLSSFNLSGSGHLTTWEESPRGSQATSSSSSASGHLRSCSRRNSAAEEQPLSEQQTLGLSRRGMPRTKRRAPSSTNNHSSSDNPPSNPEDMPRHPSKRLRQTTSSRRHTKAEDGTNSTFSQKRCISWFREYTTADDPDTLGPEGMEKFCEDIGVEPENVVMLVLAYKMNARQMGFFTMAEWLKGLSELHCDTIAKVQQKLDYLRNLLNDQNVFKGIYKYAYDFARQDKDQRSMDMETARVMLQLLLGRNWPLFSQFAKFLDQSKYKVINKDQWCNILEFSRTISDDLSNYDLDGAWPVMLDEFVEWLKAQQQGESTSQMDTRNS
- the LOC100123671 gene encoding DCN1-like protein 5 isoform X9 — its product is MIFETTWEESPRGSQATSSSSSASGHLRSCSRRNSAAEEQPLSEQQTLGLSRRGMPRTKRRAPSSTNNHSSSDNPPSNPEDMPRHPSKRLRQTTSSRRHTKAEDGTNSTFSQKRCISWFREYTTADDPDTLGPEGMEKFCEDIGVEPENVVMLVLAYKMNARQMGFFTMAEWLKGLSELHCDTIAKVQQKLDYLRNLLNDQNVFKGIYKYAYDFARQDKDQRSMDMETARVMLQLLLGRNWPLFSQFAKFLDQSKYKVINKDQWCNILEFSRTISDDLSNYDLDGAWPVMLDEFVEWLKAQQQGESTSQMDTRNS
- the LOC100123671 gene encoding DCN1-like protein 5 isoform X10, which gives rise to MTTWEESPRGSQATSSSSSASGHLRSCSRRNSAAEEQPLSEQQTLGLSRRGMPRTKRRAPSSTNNHSSSDNPPSNPEDMPRHPSKRLRQTTSSRRHTKAEDGTNSTFSQKRCISWFREYTTADDPDTLGPEGMEKFCEDIGVEPENVVMLVLAYKMNARQMGFFTMAEWLKGLSELHCDTIAKVQQKLDYLRNLLNDQNVFKGIYKYAYDFARQDKDQRSMDMETARVMLQLLLGRNWPLFSQFAKFLDQSKYKVINKDQWCNILEFSRTISDDLSNYDLDGAWPVMLDEFVEWLKAQQQGESTSQMDTRNS
- the LOC100123671 gene encoding DCN1-like protein 5 isoform X7; the protein is MNYKTKDGFKHKSKRNGLRSILPKWFSISYLTTWEESPRGSQATSSSSSASGHLRSCSRRNSAAEEQPLSEQQTLGLSRRGMPRTKRRAPSSTNNHSSSDNPPSNPEDMPRHPSKRLRQTTSSRRHTKAEDGTNSTFSQKRCISWFREYTTADDPDTLGPEGMEKFCEDIGVEPENVVMLVLAYKMNARQMGFFTMAEWLKGLSELHCDTIAKVQQKLDYLRNLLNDQNVFKGIYKYAYDFARQDKDQRSMDMETARVMLQLLLGRNWPLFSQFAKFLDQSKYKVINKDQWCNILEFSRTISDDLSNYDLDGAWPVMLDEFVEWLKAQQQGESTSQMDTRNS